The genomic window TCACTTTTTTGAACATGTTTGTAATCCGCTAATTTTTCTGATGATTTAATTCCTGATATTTCTGTTGTCGGTGAATCTATTGGAGTAAAAGTGTAGTCTTTATAACGCAAATAGACGTCTTTATATACAGGTCCATGAATCCATGCTTGACAATCATCGGTAAATATGAATGATTTATAAAAAGCGAAATAAAAACCCTGAATGTAGTATAAGGATTTTTGCAAGGCTAGGGTAGTTATATCCTCACACTTTATAAGCAAGTATTGTATTACATTGTTTATTTTGTCACTCGACTTATTGCCATCAAAGTTATTGTTTGCAAAGTTATTTTGTAATTCGCGTATTAGTTTTTGTGTTGCTTTATAACTTTTTTCGTAACTAATTGCAGATTTCAGATTATCCTTATTGCTGATTAATAATTGCAAGTAATATTTCGGATCATTATAAATGCGTAGCAAAATATCAGAATATTGTTTTGAAGGAATGTCTCCGTCTGCAAATCTAGAAAACGTTTGTTCACCCCAACCGAGAAGCAGTGAAAGTGGACGCTTGCCTATTGAGTATTTAGCAGGTATTTCGTTGATTTTGTCAAGCGGAATAATATTGTTTTCTTTACGATACTCGTCATACAATGCTCTAAGATTCGCGTCAATAATTTCGGGTACATATACAGCAGAGCCGCATTCTTTGCAGTGCGCTTCTGTGCCAGTGTAGGAATATTGTTTTCCTTTAATAGATGCAGTCATTGGAACGGATTTTGTTGAGTACTCAACATTATTCCTGCATTCTTCGCAAAATGTCTTATTATCTTTCATTATGAGCCTTTTATTGAAAATTAGCAGATTTATTATCTTTTTGAGTTGTTTATTAGATTATTTAAATAAATAATCTATCTGTTTATTTGCTTTATGGAATGAAATAACAACTGTTCTATTTTGCTGAGAAATAGTAATGATATTAAACTTCGTGTAAATGTTTACCATCTCACATTTACCTACGTGTGATAGTTTTACGCGTGGTGCGAATACGTAAAGCGTTTCATATTCATAGCCTCTTTTTTTGTTTTTTAACGAATGACAAAAATCTTCCACTTCTATGTTGAGAAGTATATTTTTCTGAATATCTGATCGTATGTTGTATTCTCGAATGAAGTTTATGTTTTCTTGACGATTTTCGTTTAACGAGATGGTAAAACGGTCATTCCTTATGCAGTCTTTTATCTTTGCAAGTATTGCTGAAATTTCTTCTTTTGTGTAATTCTGATTATAGTTCTTGTTCATACATCACCTCTAGTCGTATGATACAAAAAATAGGTGCATTTATCAAGAAAAATGCATCTATTGATGCATAAATAATTTCTAAGCATTCTAGAATAAAATTTATTAGCCTTATTAATGTATTTGGCTTGTTTTTATCCTTTAAGATTATCTTCAATAAAATGTAAATTTGAAACTTTTATTTAGTTTAAATAAGACGTTGAACTCATTTGGTCACTTACAGTATTGCTTATGCTGTTGAATATTGTATCATTTTTATTGTTGCTAATTTTTGTCTTTCCTAGTAACACATATTTGCAGTAGGAGTGTTGCATGACTGATTTAGATGCTATTTTTGATCTCTCTACAACAGATTGTGCTCTTTGCAAGAAATATAATATTCCCAATTCTGATACGCTTGCTGCACTTGAAGAAGCTGAGCAAAT from Gardnerella vaginalis ATCC 14018 = JCM 11026 includes these protein-coding regions:
- a CDS encoding type II TA system antitoxin MqsA family protein, which codes for MKDNKTFCEECRNNVEYSTKSVPMTASIKGKQYSYTGTEAHCKECGSAVYVPEIIDANLRALYDEYRKENNIIPLDKINEIPAKYSIGKRPLSLLLGWGEQTFSRFADGDIPSKQYSDILLRIYNDPKYYLQLLISNKDNLKSAISYEKSYKATQKLIRELQNNFANNNFDGNKSSDKINNVIQYLLIKCEDITTLALQKSLYYIQGFYFAFYKSFIFTDDCQAWIHGPVYKDVYLRYKDYTFTPIDSPTTEISGIKSSEKLADYKHVQKSDVTLFTSELTTTLSATEKAVCDSVIDNLCCYSGKELERFTHHEEPWILTRGNLKTNDSSNKIISKKIIGEYFTKIKEKYNMINPDDIRQYAKDMFASK